One Synechococcus sp. CC9605 genomic window carries:
- the coaE gene encoding dephospho-CoA kinase (Dephospho-CoA kinase (CoaE) performs the final step in coenzyme A biosynthesis.) yields the protein MAPGEPFSQRRIGLTGGIASGKSSVGRWLAQQGLPVLDADQFAREALAPGHPATNSVMQRYGSTVRAEATEAIDRAALGRIVFHDPAERRWLEHLIHPIVRERFDQALSLHADTPAVVLMIPLLFEAGLESLCSEIWLVDCDESQQLERLIARDGLSPKAAQARIAAQWPLNQKRGLADHVVANQGHPGAWQPQARELLKMSPTAEL from the coding sequence ATGGCGCCTGGCGAGCCGTTCTCGCAACGACGCATCGGACTCACAGGCGGGATTGCCAGCGGCAAGAGCAGCGTGGGCCGTTGGTTGGCGCAGCAAGGGCTGCCGGTTCTGGATGCGGATCAATTCGCCCGAGAGGCCCTCGCGCCCGGTCATCCCGCCACGAACAGCGTGATGCAGCGGTACGGCTCAACGGTCCGGGCGGAGGCAACCGAAGCCATCGACCGAGCTGCCCTGGGGCGCATCGTCTTTCATGACCCCGCTGAGCGGCGCTGGCTTGAGCATCTAATTCACCCGATCGTGCGGGAGCGCTTCGATCAAGCGCTCAGCTTGCATGCCGATACGCCAGCCGTTGTGCTGATGATTCCGCTGTTATTCGAAGCGGGCTTGGAGTCGCTCTGCAGCGAAATCTGGCTGGTCGACTGCGATGAATCCCAGCAACTCGAGCGCTTGATCGCACGGGACGGCCTGAGCCCTAAAGCAGCTCAAGCCCGCATTGCCGCCCAATGGCCCCTGAACCAGAAACGCGGCTTGGCTGACCACGTGGTTGCCAATCAAGGCCATCCAGGAGCCTGGCAACCACAGGCAAGAGAACTGCTGAAGATGAGCCCCACAGCAGAGCTGTGA
- a CDS encoding DUF6825 family protein: MGSSEALIRATVNRISARLGHGVADAAAELAVLAKDAPQRLRQEWDLFQDEVRAEAERIERGDQATVNTDVASSSEPSDNPQAVIDRLRAKVADLSQAIEARP, translated from the coding sequence ATGGGCTCGTCGGAGGCCTTGATTCGCGCCACGGTGAACCGCATCAGTGCGCGCCTTGGTCACGGCGTTGCGGACGCGGCAGCGGAGTTGGCGGTCTTGGCGAAAGACGCCCCGCAACGGCTGCGCCAGGAATGGGATCTGTTTCAGGACGAGGTGCGTGCCGAAGCGGAACGGATTGAACGGGGTGATCAGGCCACGGTTAATACCGATGTGGCGTCGTCGTCGGAACCATCGGACAACCCACAGGCGGTGATCGATCGTCTTCGGGCAAAGGTGGCTGATCTGAGCCAAGCGATCGAGGCACGCCCCTGA
- the argJ gene encoding bifunctional glutamate N-acetyltransferase/amino-acid acetyltransferase ArgJ, with product MASSWQPIPGGLTAPHGFQAAGIVAGLKPSGKPDLALVLAPEAAVCAGTFTTSVVRAACVDLCRDRLVSQGGQARAVLINSGQANACTGDRGLVDSQRATQVLADQLGVDSESVLICSTGVIGVPIPMTTLLAGLAPLVEALDDAGGDAAANAILTTDLVDKQVALELELELEGRRVRIGGMAKGSGMIHPDMATMLGFFSCDVGVDASVWQGMVQRAVQRSFNAITVDGDTSTNDTVLAFAAGPSLAEEHHAVLEQGLTQAMQQLAQAIARDGEGATCLIEVQVEGAVDEAAALQVARTVCGSSLVKTAVHGRDPNWGRIVAAAGRSGVSFDPDAVALWIGPHQLMVAGQPVAFDRPAASNVLRQEHVPIRLGLGDGTGCGQAWGCDLSDQYVRINADYTT from the coding sequence ATGGCTTCTTCTTGGCAACCGATCCCGGGTGGTTTGACGGCACCGCATGGGTTCCAGGCGGCCGGCATCGTTGCCGGCCTGAAGCCCTCGGGTAAGCCTGATCTGGCGCTGGTTCTGGCCCCGGAGGCGGCGGTTTGTGCAGGCACCTTCACCACATCAGTGGTGCGGGCGGCCTGTGTTGACCTCTGCCGTGATCGCCTCGTGAGCCAAGGCGGCCAGGCACGTGCTGTGTTGATCAACTCCGGCCAGGCCAATGCCTGCACAGGAGATCGCGGGCTGGTCGACAGCCAGCGCGCCACCCAGGTGCTTGCTGATCAGCTCGGCGTCGATTCGGAGTCGGTGTTGATCTGTTCCACGGGCGTGATCGGTGTGCCGATTCCGATGACGACCCTTCTGGCCGGTTTGGCGCCTTTGGTTGAGGCGTTGGATGACGCGGGTGGCGATGCCGCTGCCAACGCCATCCTCACCACCGATCTGGTGGACAAGCAGGTGGCGCTGGAACTGGAACTGGAGCTGGAGGGGCGCCGGGTGCGCATTGGAGGCATGGCCAAGGGCTCGGGAATGATTCATCCCGACATGGCCACGATGCTTGGCTTTTTCAGTTGCGATGTCGGCGTCGATGCCAGTGTCTGGCAGGGGATGGTGCAGCGTGCGGTGCAGCGTTCCTTCAACGCCATCACCGTTGATGGAGACACCAGCACCAATGACACCGTGCTGGCCTTTGCGGCAGGCCCATCGCTGGCCGAAGAGCACCATGCCGTTCTGGAACAGGGCCTGACCCAGGCCATGCAGCAGCTGGCCCAGGCCATTGCCCGGGACGGCGAAGGTGCCACCTGTCTGATTGAGGTGCAGGTGGAGGGTGCAGTTGACGAAGCCGCGGCGTTGCAAGTGGCGCGCACAGTTTGTGGTTCGTCCCTGGTGAAGACCGCAGTCCATGGCCGGGATCCGAACTGGGGGCGAATCGTGGCGGCTGCGGGCCGCTCCGGTGTGTCTTTCGATCCGGATGCGGTTGCTCTTTGGATTGGTCCGCATCAACTAATGGTGGCTGGCCAACCCGTGGCCTTTGATCGCCCTGCAGCCAGCAACGTTCTGAGGCAAGAGCACGTTCCGATTCGCCTCGGCCTGGGGGATGGAACCGGCTGTGGTCAGGCCTGGGGATGTGATCTGTCGGATCAGTATGTGCGAATCAACGCCGATTATACTACGTAA
- a CDS encoding GSCFA domain-containing protein, producing the protein MVKNPYNDLPQSAFWKTGVAQENPNAIEGIYKKKFDISSKAQIATAGSCFAQHISRHLKKNGYNVLDVEPPPPSLPKDLRQKFGYSMYSARYGNIYTVRQLMQLAQEVAGEWSPQNYIWEKDGRFFDALRPAVEPQGLSSLVDVQCHRHFHVSRVKELFKKLDVLIFTLGLTEMWVDKKYGTVYPTAPGVIAGQFDEDSFEFQNPNFRSINRDMREFVKVMKRIRKNKDFKMILTVSPVPLTATASGNHVLSSTVYSKSVLRAIAGYWAEKDFVDYFPSYEIVTNPRNHSTGFSDNLRSVRSETVDVVMRHFFASHSIIKSSKNSFFETMNLDKAQDDGVECEEELLEVFGP; encoded by the coding sequence GTGGTTAAAAATCCCTATAATGATTTGCCTCAAAGTGCATTTTGGAAAACTGGGGTTGCTCAGGAAAATCCTAATGCTATAGAAGGTATTTACAAAAAAAAGTTTGACATATCTTCCAAGGCGCAGATCGCAACTGCGGGTTCCTGTTTTGCTCAGCATATTTCGCGTCACCTAAAGAAAAATGGATATAACGTTCTAGATGTTGAGCCTCCCCCGCCAAGTCTTCCTAAGGATTTGCGTCAAAAGTTTGGATACTCAATGTATTCTGCGAGGTACGGTAATATTTACACAGTCCGCCAATTAATGCAGCTTGCGCAAGAGGTTGCTGGCGAATGGTCTCCACAGAATTATATTTGGGAAAAGGATGGCAGATTTTTTGATGCACTGCGCCCCGCTGTCGAGCCTCAGGGTCTTAGCTCCTTAGTAGACGTTCAGTGCCATCGTCACTTCCATGTCTCAAGAGTCAAAGAGCTTTTTAAAAAGTTGGATGTGTTGATCTTTACTCTTGGCCTCACTGAGATGTGGGTGGATAAAAAGTATGGGACTGTATACCCAACAGCTCCTGGGGTTATTGCTGGTCAATTCGATGAAGATAGTTTTGAGTTTCAAAATCCCAATTTTCGATCGATCAATCGTGATATGCGTGAGTTTGTGAAAGTCATGAAGCGTATTCGAAAAAACAAAGATTTTAAGATGATTTTGACAGTTTCTCCCGTGCCGTTGACTGCTACTGCGAGTGGTAATCATGTACTCTCATCTACTGTCTATTCGAAATCGGTTTTAAGGGCGATAGCGGGGTATTGGGCTGAAAAAGATTTTGTTGACTACTTCCCTTCTTATGAGATAGTGACAAATCCGAGAAACCACTCAACTGGATTCTCCGATAATTTGAGATCAGTGAGGAGTGAAACTGTTGATGTGGTTATGAGGCATTTCTTTGCTAGTCATTCAATTATTAAATCCTCAAAAAATTCATTTTTTGAAACAATGAATCTTGATAAAGCCCAGGATGATGGTGTTGAGTGTGAGGAGGAGTTGTTGGAGGTATTTGGGCCGTGA
- a CDS encoding ester cyclase yields the protein MNSSANPLVAILVDSFYAKVADQSDRNTANKIISPTVKFYASGSDAPVDFDNFFSYVSMFQRALQFRHIILETLVDRQTVLIYWRVEGTHKNELLGYAPTNKAIVYTGMSLFYFDDRNLISKAVTCFDEKSFIEQLRDSSEPE from the coding sequence ATGAATTCTTCTGCCAACCCCCTTGTGGCGATATTGGTTGATAGTTTCTATGCTAAAGTTGCTGATCAGTCTGATAGAAATACTGCAAATAAAATAATTAGCCCAACTGTAAAGTTCTACGCTTCAGGTAGTGATGCCCCTGTAGATTTTGATAATTTTTTTAGTTATGTCTCTATGTTTCAAAGAGCCCTTCAGTTTAGGCATATTATTCTCGAAACTTTAGTTGATAGACAGACTGTGCTGATATACTGGCGTGTTGAAGGAACTCACAAGAACGAATTATTGGGTTATGCTCCTACCAATAAAGCTATTGTCTATACAGGTATGTCCTTGTTTTATTTTGATGACCGGAATCTTATCTCAAAGGCAGTAACTTGCTTTGATGAGAAATCTTTCATTGAGCAGTTGCGTGACAGTTCTGAACCTGAATGA
- a CDS encoding VOC family protein — protein sequence MPTSFENCPKKICEENFEEFTPNRSLLASDSDIGTFLERELNEVDVSESRSLLKLHSEFSVTVVVNDIYNTINWYLEAFGFEIDRLNVFPDYGTTVITVKGGTNSGIRIEFLKDKKFEAFVRPNPPGHSPRQGASQLQFFVDDLESFVAKVKQRGDIDIAWDMVDIKPLKQKHFFIRDPEDNLLQFSQPY from the coding sequence ATGCCAACTTCGTTTGAAAATTGTCCAAAAAAAATTTGTGAAGAAAATTTTGAAGAATTTACTCCAAACCGTAGCCTTCTGGCCAGCGATAGCGATATTGGCACATTTCTAGAACGCGAACTTAACGAGGTTGATGTCTCTGAATCTCGCAGTCTTTTAAAACTTCACTCAGAATTTTCAGTTACAGTTGTTGTTAACGATATTTACAACACAATTAACTGGTATTTAGAAGCATTTGGCTTCGAAATTGATCGCTTAAATGTATTCCCTGACTATGGCACCACCGTTATCACTGTAAAAGGCGGAACAAATTCAGGCATCAGAATTGAATTTCTCAAAGACAAAAAGTTTGAAGCCTTTGTCCGACCAAATCCACCTGGTCACAGCCCAAGACAAGGTGCATCTCAATTGCAATTTTTTGTAGATGATCTTGAATCCTTTGTTGCAAAGGTAAAGCAACGAGGAGACATTGATATCGCGTGGGACATGGTTGACATTAAACCATTGAAACAGAAGCATTTCTTTATTCGTGACCCCGAGGACAATCTTCTTCAATTCTCACAGCCTTACTAA
- a CDS encoding ABC1 kinase family protein, with the protein MLGLLRALRIWRAVLTLLLLLWWDGQSWTYRGGVTAERRARRQQHRARWLTAELLSLGSAFIKLGQLLSARPDILPAGWVAELAALQDSVPAFSFDQVQTVLEQELGPRCAEVIDLDPEPLGAASLAQVHRASLRSGRQVVLKVQRPGLDRLFRLDLEVMQQVAAVLQRNPSWGRGRDWPAMARECRRVLLRELDFRVEAQYAARFRQQFLDDERIRIPGVIWELSTRRVLCLDYLPGIKVNDREALIEAGVDPAAVAEVGAASYLKQLVRFGFFHADPHPGNLAVASDGALIYYDFGMMGLLSDSLRRRLGAMVRAAAARDSAALVEEMQAAGVISGGIDVGPVRRLVRLMLQEALTPPFTANAIDKLSGDLYDLVYGQPFRLPVELIFVMRALSTFEGVGRSLDPAFSLVAIAKPYLLPLMTSSGSGSNDLFNELGRQVGALSSRAAAFPRRLDESLERLEQGDLQLQVRLGESDRQFRRMALAQQSIGQSVLLGCLALATAIVGASARPLWSLLPAAAALPVGLGWFRMQVKIRRDQRLEQLPGSNR; encoded by the coding sequence ATGCTCGGACTGCTGCGAGCGCTCCGCATCTGGCGCGCTGTCCTGACGCTGCTGCTGCTGCTTTGGTGGGATGGCCAGTCCTGGACCTACCGCGGTGGTGTCACCGCCGAGCGTCGTGCCCGCCGTCAGCAACATCGAGCCCGTTGGTTGACGGCTGAGCTGCTGTCTCTGGGCTCCGCCTTCATCAAGCTGGGGCAACTGCTCTCCGCACGCCCAGACATCCTTCCCGCGGGTTGGGTGGCCGAACTGGCGGCACTGCAGGACAGCGTTCCGGCCTTCAGTTTTGATCAGGTGCAGACCGTGCTTGAACAAGAGCTGGGTCCGCGCTGTGCCGAGGTGATCGACCTCGACCCCGAGCCCCTGGGTGCTGCCTCGCTGGCCCAGGTGCATCGCGCCAGCCTGCGCAGTGGCCGGCAGGTAGTGCTCAAGGTGCAGCGCCCTGGGCTCGATCGCCTGTTTCGCCTTGATCTGGAGGTGATGCAACAGGTGGCAGCTGTGCTGCAACGCAATCCCAGTTGGGGGCGTGGTCGTGATTGGCCGGCGATGGCACGAGAATGTCGCCGTGTGCTGCTGCGTGAGCTCGATTTCCGCGTTGAGGCGCAATACGCCGCTCGTTTTCGTCAGCAATTTCTGGATGATGAACGCATCAGGATCCCTGGTGTGATCTGGGAGTTGAGCACCCGCCGTGTGCTGTGCCTCGACTACCTGCCCGGCATCAAGGTCAACGACCGTGAGGCGTTGATCGAAGCCGGCGTTGATCCGGCCGCGGTGGCTGAGGTGGGTGCAGCCAGTTATCTCAAGCAGTTGGTGCGGTTTGGTTTCTTCCATGCCGACCCCCATCCCGGCAACCTCGCCGTGGCGAGTGATGGAGCGCTCATCTACTACGACTTCGGGATGATGGGGCTGTTGTCAGACAGCTTGCGTCGTCGTCTGGGAGCCATGGTCCGCGCCGCTGCTGCAAGGGATTCAGCGGCGTTGGTGGAGGAAATGCAGGCGGCTGGGGTGATCTCCGGTGGCATTGATGTGGGTCCAGTGCGCCGTCTCGTGCGGCTGATGCTGCAGGAGGCCCTCACCCCACCCTTCACGGCCAATGCGATCGACAAACTCTCCGGCGATCTCTACGACCTGGTCTATGGCCAGCCCTTTCGTCTGCCGGTTGAGCTGATCTTTGTGATGCGGGCGTTGTCCACCTTCGAGGGTGTTGGCCGCAGCCTCGATCCCGCTTTTAGCTTGGTGGCGATCGCCAAGCCTTATCTCCTTCCACTCATGACCTCCAGCGGCTCCGGCAGCAACGATCTGTTCAACGAACTCGGCCGTCAGGTCGGGGCCCTCAGCAGCCGTGCTGCGGCCTTCCCGCGGCGCTTGGACGAAAGCCTGGAACGTCTGGAGCAGGGAGATCTTCAGCTCCAGGTGCGGCTGGGTGAATCGGATCGTCAGTTCCGCCGGATGGCCCTGGCTCAGCAATCGATTGGCCAATCGGTGTTGCTCGGATGCCTGGCTTTGGCCACCGCCATTGTGGGTGCCAGTGCCCGCCCGCTCTGGTCGCTTCTCCCGGCTGCTGCTGCCTTGCCGGTGGGCTTGGGCTGGTTCCGAATGCAGGTCAAGATCCGTCGTGATCAACGGTTGGAGCAGTTGCCCGGTTCCAACCGTTGA
- a CDS encoding VOC family protein, which yields MIPFKLFYATLSTPNIDRAAAWYREKLEFEQLFRFDFPEFGTSVIHLGKHDFGIELIQQEDSVPCPIPQGTPPGHTNVQGLTQIGFMVENLDQLIADLEAKGVEKAWEKGRIRHLA from the coding sequence ATGATCCCCTTCAAGCTATTTTACGCAACATTATCAACTCCTAACATCGATAGAGCGGCAGCATGGTATAGAGAGAAACTTGAATTCGAACAACTTTTCCGATTTGATTTTCCCGAATTTGGCACGAGTGTTATTCATCTGGGTAAACACGACTTTGGTATAGAACTGATCCAACAAGAGGACTCAGTTCCCTGTCCAATCCCCCAGGGAACTCCACCAGGTCATACAAATGTGCAGGGTCTGACACAGATTGGCTTTATGGTTGAAAATCTTGACCAATTGATTGCAGATCTTGAGGCAAAGGGTGTTGAAAAAGCATGGGAAAAAGGGAGAATCCGGCATTTGGCGTAA